One Thiocapsa bogorovii DNA segment encodes these proteins:
- a CDS encoding diheme cytochrome c → MRTSTKTVAILAIAILSLGAVGLALGDSDDDDHERHEKGDGWLKSRPDVAPVVNATYSEECGSCHMAYQPGLLPGDAWTQIMSPAGLSDHYGDDASLADDVRADITAFLLSNSADQAERSRSRAFAVSANTSALGQGTALPRITETRYFLHEHDEIPARLVTGNPEVGSFSQCNSCHRGAAEGVYNEKQVSIPGHGRWDD, encoded by the coding sequence ATGCGCACATCGACAAAGACGGTCGCCATACTGGCCATCGCAATCCTTTCATTGGGCGCCGTCGGCTTGGCGCTCGGCGATTCCGACGACGACGATCACGAAAGGCATGAAAAAGGCGACGGTTGGCTGAAATCCCGCCCCGATGTCGCCCCGGTCGTGAATGCGACCTACAGCGAGGAATGCGGCTCCTGCCACATGGCCTATCAGCCGGGTTTGCTGCCCGGCGATGCCTGGACGCAGATCATGAGTCCAGCCGGGTTGAGCGACCACTACGGCGACGACGCCTCGCTGGCCGACGACGTCCGCGCCGATATCACCGCGTTTCTGCTGAGCAACTCGGCCGACCAAGCCGAGCGTTCGCGCTCGCGAGCCTTTGCGGTGAGCGCGAACACATCGGCGTTGGGCCAAGGGACGGCGCTCCCGCGCATCACCGAGACCCGCTATTTCCTGCATGAGCACGACGAAATCCCGGCCCGTCTGGTGACCGGCAACCCGGAGGTCGGCAGCTTCAGCCAGTGCAACAGTTGCCACCGCGGCGCCGCCGAGGGTGTCTACAACGAAAAGCAGGTCTCCATCCCCGGTCACGGACGCTGGGACGACTGA